In Candidatus Nealsonbacteria bacterium CG07_land_8_20_14_0_80_39_13, one DNA window encodes the following:
- a CDS encoding threonine--tRNA ligase has protein sequence MNIEIARHSLAHIMAMAVKKLYPKVKFGIGPAIDKGFYYDFDFSEVKIVKSQIPNPKSPARGSSQRLVSLWPRSSSGRQIPNLKQKFGLSPEDIVKIEKEMRELIKQNIKFKKKIVSKKEAKKIFRGQPYKLELIKELTDKTISVYESGDSIDLCKGPHIKNTEEIVDGSFKLTKTAGAYWKGDEKNKMLTRIYGLAFETKEELEKYSKMMDEAEKRDHRVIGKDLFLLDPVVGLGLAMWKPKGALLWRIIEDFWYKKHLNNGYQLVRSPHIGSRNLWEQSGHWNFYNDSMYPVLEVSKSLKDYQQSEGKKEKEGVKKEEYLLKPMNCPFHVRIYKSELRSHKELPLRWAECGTVYRYEKSGELSGLTRVRGFTQDDAHIICAKEQVEDELKRVANFIKEYFEAFGFKNYKIYLSLRDRKNKDKYAGNEKGWKFTEEVLEKVAKELNIEYEKQEGEAAFYGPKLDYKIKDALGREWQCSTLQFDFNLPERFNMTFINSKGEQEQPFMLHRALMGSFERFLGLLIEHYAGAFPLWLSPVQVSLIPISEKHLEFAQKTADELKKNNIRVEVKKKNDTLGKKIRAAEMEKIPYILIIGDKEIEANSVSIRSKNKDLGAIKIEDFIQKLKKEIEEKTNL, from the coding sequence ATGAACATAGAAATTGCAAGACATTCGCTCGCTCACATTATGGCTATGGCGGTTAAAAAACTTTACCCGAAAGTTAAATTTGGCATCGGGCCGGCAATAGATAAGGGATTCTATTACGATTTTGACTTTTCTGAAGTCAAAATCGTTAAATCCCAAATCCCAAATCCCAAATCCCCAGCCAGAGGCTCCAGCCAAAGGCTGGTCAGCCTCTGGCCGAGGTCGTCCTCTGGACGACAAATCCCAAACCTAAAACAAAAATTCGGACTATCGCCCGAGGACATAGTAAAGATTGAGAAAGAGATGAGGGAATTGATTAAGCAGAATATTAAATTCAAAAAGAAGATCGTCTCCAAAAAAGAAGCTAAAAAAATATTCCGCGGACAGCCCTATAAATTGGAATTGATAAAGGAATTGACCGATAAAACAATTTCTGTTTACGAGAGCGGAGATTCCATTGATCTGTGCAAGGGCCCTCATATAAAAAATACCGAAGAAATTGTCGATGGCAGTTTTAAATTGACAAAAACAGCCGGCGCCTACTGGAAGGGAGACGAAAAGAATAAAATGCTGACAAGGATTTATGGTTTGGCTTTTGAGACAAAAGAGGAATTGGAGAAATACTCAAAAATGATGGATGAAGCGGAAAAAAGAGATCATAGGGTAATCGGAAAAGACCTGTTTCTGCTTGACCCTGTTGTCGGGTTGGGTTTGGCGATGTGGAAACCAAAAGGCGCTCTCCTTTGGAGAATAATTGAGGATTTTTGGTACAAAAAACACCTTAACAATGGCTATCAATTAGTCAGATCCCCTCATATCGGCAGCAGAAATTTATGGGAGCAATCAGGCCATTGGAATTTTTACAACGACAGCATGTATCCCGTTCTTGAAGTAAGCAAATCATTGAAAGACTATCAGCAATCAGAAGGAAAAAAAGAAAAAGAAGGAGTAAAAAAAGAAGAATATTTGCTTAAGCCGATGAATTGCCCCTTCCATGTAAGGATTTATAAATCAGAGCTCCGTTCCCACAAAGAACTTCCTCTACGCTGGGCTGAATGCGGAACGGTTTATCGCTATGAAAAATCAGGCGAACTCTCCGGACTGACCAGGGTCAGAGGATTCACTCAAGACGACGCTCATATCATCTGCGCCAAAGAACAAGTTGAAGATGAACTAAAAAGGGTGGCGAACTTCATTAAAGAATATTTTGAAGCTTTCGGTTTCAAGAACTACAAAATATATCTCTCTTTGAGGGACAGGAAAAATAAGGACAAATATGCCGGCAATGAAAAGGGCTGGAAATTTACCGAAGAAGTTTTGGAAAAAGTAGCTAAAGAATTAAATATTGAATACGAGAAACAGGAAGGAGAAGCTGCCTTCTACGGTCCGAAATTAGATTACAAAATAAAAGACGCTCTCGGACGGGAATGGCAATGCTCAACCTTACAATTTGATTTCAATTTGCCGGAAAGGTTCAATATGACCTTTATTAACTCTAAGGGCGAACAAGAGCAGCCATTCATGCTCCACAGGGCGCTAATGGGCTCTTTTGAGAGATTTTTAGGGCTTTTAATAGAGCACTATGCCGGAGCGTTCCCTTTATGGCTATCCCCTGTCCAAGTTTCCTTAATACCGATAAGTGAAAAACATCTGGAGTTTGCCCAGAAAACAGCTGATGAGCTGAAAAAGAATAATATCCGTGTAGAAGTCAAAAAAAAAAACGATACCCTCGGCAAGAAAATCAGAGCGGCTGAAATGGAAAAAATCCCCTACATCTTAATTATCGGAGACAAAGAAATTGAAGCCAATTCCGTTTCCATCCGCTCCAAGAATAAAGACTTGGGAGCGATAAAGATAGAGGATTTTATCCAAAAACTAAAGAAAGAAATAGAAGAAAAAACTAATTTATAA